A window from Cyprinus carpio isolate SPL01 chromosome A11, ASM1834038v1, whole genome shotgun sequence encodes these proteins:
- the LOC109061574 gene encoding LOW QUALITY PROTEIN: cytochrome b-245 heavy chain (The sequence of the model RefSeq protein was modified relative to this genomic sequence to represent the inferred CDS: substituted 2 bases at 2 genomic stop codons), whose translation MGNFAANEGLSIFVILVWLGINVFLFVHFYLAFLVERYYYTRVILGHALSWARAPAACLNFNCMLILLPVCRNLLSFLRGSIQYCSRTAARQLDRNLTFHKLVAYMIALHTGTILAXLFNFXSLMDSWLMINSSYLPYVLSQIGNNDNRSYLNPIRTNETNPTIVMFTTIAGLTGVVITLALILIITSSMEVIRRSYFEVFWFTHHLFIVFFIGLVLHGVGRIVRGQTIESVKVHKPDECHSRFEDWGKNGTDCPEPVFAGNPPMTWKWVVGPMILYVCERLVRFYRSQQKVVITKVVMHPSKTLELQMKKKGFKMEVGQYVFIKCPSISQLEWHPFTLTSAPEEDHLSVHIRIVGDWTQALYTACGGDKTVVQDAWTLPKVAVDGPFGTASEDVFRYEVVMLVGAGIGVTPFASVLKSVWYKHVQENKNVFTKKIYFYWLCPETQAFEWFADLLQSLERQMMEKDMSDFLSYNIYLTRWKDAEAAHFRVQYEAEDDPITGLKQKTRYGKPNWDNEFSAIATQHPGSKVGVFLCGPTALATALGKQCISHTESGTEFIFNKENF comes from the exons ATGGGGAACTTTGCTGCAAATGAAGGACTATCCATTTTTGTTATT CTGGTATGGCTTGGCATCAATGTGTTTCTCTTTGTGCACTTTTACTTGGCATTTCTGGTTGAAAGATACTATTATACTAGAGTCATCCTTGGG cATGCTCTCTCATGGGCTAGAGCTCCAGCTGCATGTCTGAATTTTAACTGCATGTTGATCCTGCTGCCCGTCTGCAGAAACCTGCTCTCATTCCTGCGCGGATCCATACAG tacTGTAGCCGCACTGCAGCCCGTCAGCTGGACAGAAATCTTACTTTCCACAAACTAGTGGCCTACATGATTGCCCTCCACACAGGTACA aTATTAGCTTAATTGTTCAATTTTTAGAGTTTGATGGATTCATGGCTTATGATCAACAGCAGTTACCTCCCTTACGTGCTTTCTCAGATTGGCAACAATGACAACAGATCCTACCTGAATCCTATCAGAACCAATGAGACG AACCCAACCATAGTGATGTTTACCACTATAGCAGGACTGACAGGGGTGGTCATCACCCTCgccctcatcctcatcatcacttCCTCCATGGAGGTCATCCGAAGGTCATATTTCGAGGTGTTCTGGTTCACCCATCACCTGTTCATCGTCTTTTTCATTGGTTTGGTGCTTCATGGAGTCGG gCGTATTGTGCGAGGCCAGACTATAGAAAGTGTAAAAGTGCACAAACCAGATGAATGTCACAGCCGGTTTGAGGACTGGGGTAAAAATGGCACAGACTGCCCAGAACCTGTCTTTGCTGGGAATCCTCCAATG ACATGGAAGTGGGTGGTTGGCCCCATGATtctatatgtgtgtgagagactggTGCGCTTCTATCGCTCACAGCAGAAAGTGGTTATCACCAAG GTTGTGATGCACCCATCCAAGACCCTTGAGCTGCAGATGAAGAAGAAGGGCTTTAAGATGGAGGTCGGTCAGTATGTTTTCATCAAGTGCCCGTCCATCTCTCAGCTAGAGTGGCATCCCTTTACCTTGACCTCTGCCCCGGAGGAAGACCACTTAAGCGTGCATATCCGAATTGTTGGAGATTGGACACAAGCCCTTTATACGGCCTGTGGAGGTGACAAAACCGTGGTGCAAGATGCTTGGACACTACCAAA GGTGGCTGTGGATGGGCCGTTTGGGACGGCCAGTGAGGATGTCTTTCGTTATGAAGTTGTGATGCTGGTCGGTGCTGGTATTGGTGTGACACCTTTCGCTTCTGTTCTGAAGTCTGTGTGGTACAAACACGTCCAGGAGAACAAAAATGTCTTCACCAAAAAG ATCTATTTCTATTGGCTTTGTCCGGAGACGCAGGCTTTCGAATGGTTTGCAGACCTGCTGCAGAGTTTGGAAAGACAGATGATGGAGAAAGACATGAGCGATTTCCTCAGTTACAACATTTATCTAACGCGCTGGAAGGATGCTGAG GCGGCCCATTTTAGAGTTCAGTATGAGGCGGAAGATGATCCCATTACTGGGCTTAAGCAGAAGACCCGGTACGGTAAACCCAACTGGGACAATGAGTTCAGTGCCATCGCTACCCAACACCCAGG TTCAAAAGTAGGCGTTTTTCTATGTGGTCCTACGGCTTTGGCCACAGCTCTGGGGAAGCAGTGCATTTCACACACTGAATCTGGAACTGAGTTTATATTCAACAAAGAAAACTTCTGA